A DNA window from Patescibacteria group bacterium contains the following coding sequences:
- a CDS encoding restriction endonuclease subunit S, with amino-acid sequence MKMSITKKTNWQTKKLSEICDFFTDGNWIESKDQSSDGIRLIQTGNIGQGFFKDRGEKARYISEKTFKRLKCTEIYKGDILISRLPDPVGRACILPEIGEKMITAVDCSILRLNKNTSPKFLNYYTQSNSYLSEVEQKTTGTTRKRISRKNLGLVKIPLPPLPEQHRIVKILDEVFADVAMAEENAEKNLQNAKELFESYLQSVFANQGENWEEKRLEELGKITSSKRIFKKEYVKNGVPFYRIKEIKELAHNKNITLELYISPKRYKEIKDVFGVPLVGDILMTAVGTIGEICVVKNEEEFYFKDGNILWFKNFNSVDPHYLKFVLMSFVEQINKLSKGSAYNALTIEKIEKHRIFLPLSITEQKSIVAKLDALSAETRKLETIYQQKLADLEELKKSVLKRAFSGEL; translated from the coding sequence ATGAAAATGAGTATTACTAAAAAAACTAACTGGCAAACAAAAAAACTTAGCGAAATTTGTGATTTTTTTACTGATGGTAATTGGATTGAAAGCAAAGACCAATCGTCTGATGGTATACGACTGATTCAAACTGGAAATATCGGTCAGGGTTTTTTTAAAGATCGTGGAGAAAAAGCACGTTATATTTCTGAGAAAACTTTTAAGCGATTAAAATGCACGGAAATTTATAAAGGAGATATTTTGATTTCACGATTGCCCGACCCTGTCGGAAGGGCTTGCATCTTGCCTGAAATAGGTGAAAAAATGATCACCGCTGTTGACTGCAGTATTTTAAGATTAAATAAAAACACTTCCCCCAAATTTTTAAATTATTACACCCAATCAAATAGTTATTTAAGTGAAGTTGAGCAAAAGACGACAGGCACCACTCGAAAAAGAATTAGTAGAAAAAATTTAGGTTTAGTAAAAATTCCTCTCCCGCCCCTCCCCGAACAACACCGCATCGTAAAAATTTTGGATGAGGTTTTTGCGGATGTGGCGATGGCGGAAGAAAATGCGGAAAAAAATCTTCAAAACGCCAAAGAGCTTTTTGAATCGTATTTGCAGAGTGTTTTTGCGAATCAGGGAGAAAATTGGGAAGAAAAAAGGCTTGAGGAACTTGGTAAAATAACATCGAGTAAACGAATATTCAAAAAAGAATATGTAAAAAACGGCGTTCCTTTTTATAGAATTAAAGAAATTAAAGAGCTTGCACACAACAAAAATATTACACTTGAGTTATATATTTCCCCAAAAAGATACAAAGAAATAAAAGACGTTTTTGGAGTACCACTGGTCGGAGATATCCTAATGACTGCAGTAGGAACGATTGGTGAAATATGCGTAGTAAAAAATGAAGAGGAATTTTATTTTAAAGATGGAAATATACTCTGGTTCAAAAACTTTAATTCAGTTGATCCCCATTATTTAAAATTTGTTTTGATGTCATTTGTTGAGCAAATAAATAAATTATCTAAAGGTTCAGCATATAATGCTTTGACGATTGAAAAAATAGAAAAACACAGAATATTTCTTCCGTTATCAATTACCGAACAAAAATCCATCGTCGCTAAACTAGACGCGCTTTCTGCTGAAACCAGAAAACTGGAAACGATTTACCAACAGAAATTAGCTGATTTGGAGGAGTTGAAAAAGTCGGTTTTAAAGAGGGCGTTTAGTGGGGAATTGTAG
- a CDS encoding type II toxin-antitoxin system death-on-curing family toxin, protein MRIERLTIKDIEYVAYRLAQETMGWSEPIPDFSTRFTNALERSIETPFQSFDGKQLYPGLIKKTSILFYLMIKNHPFQNGNKRIAMTTLFYFLHVNKKWLRVDNQELYNFAKWVAESNARLKDNTLGSIETFLKLYIIDR, encoded by the coding sequence ATGAGAATAGAACGACTAACTATAAAAGATATTGAATATGTTGCCTATAGGTTGGCTCAAGAGACCATGGGGTGGTCTGAACCTATTCCTGATTTTAGTACACGTTTTACAAATGCTCTAGAACGATCTATTGAAACACCTTTTCAGTCTTTTGATGGCAAACAATTATATCCTGGGCTTATAAAAAAGACCTCAATACTTTTTTATTTAATGATAAAAAATCATCCCTTTCAAAACGGTAATAAACGAATTGCGATGACGACTTTATTTTATTTTTTGCATGTTAATAAAAAATGGCTAAGAGTTGATAATCAAGAACTTTATAACTTTGCTAAATGGGTAGCTGAAAGCAATGCAAGGCTAAAAGATAACACCTTGGGTTCAATCGAAACCTTTCTTAAATTATATATAATTGATAGATAA
- a CDS encoding DEAD/DEAH box helicase family protein has product MNEAETRAEYIDPKLKASGWGEVEGSKVLREFRITDGKIQTGGTRSKPEIADYILVYKNQKISVIEAKAENLPATEGVAQAKAYAEKLHIDYTYATNGKEIYAISMKTGEEGEIADFPTPDELWNNTFADWSEWKEKFVSVPNEGEYGKRYYQEIAINNVLNAVAEEKDRILLTMATGTGKTAVAFQIAWKLFQTRWNLKRDGARRPRILFLADRNILADQAFNAFSAFDKDALVRINPLDIRKKGGVPMSGSVYFTIFQTFMSGPDGTSYFGDYPADFFDFIIIDECHRGGANDESNWRGILDYFSPAVQLGLTATPRRQDNADTYRYFGEPVYTYSLKEGVNDGFLTPFKVKRIKTTLDDYIYTSDDQIIEGEVEEGKIYEEPDFNKIIVIKEREAKRVRVVLDEINQNEKTIVFCATQDHALAVRDLVNQMKESKDPNYCVRVTANDGARGEQFLREFQDNEKTIPTILTTSQKLSTGVDARNIRNIVLMRPINSMIEFKQIIGRGTRLFDGKEYFTIYDFVDAYKHFSDPEWDGDPIEEVCSKCGQNPCICELKPPRVCNVCGQSPCVCEKPPKICPVCGKEPCECENPPKKKLKIKLRDGKEREIQHMISTSFYSADGKPISIQEFMDNMFGAMPEFFKSEEELRKIWSNPTTRKAFLGSIAEKGFGKDELGTLQKMIDAEQSDLFDVLTYISFLTQPISRTQRVKQSKDKIFKGLDEKQKEFLDFVLSKYEEKGVEELDEEKLPVLLNLKYHAIANAEQSLGSVDSIRSIFFAFQKNLYAKINKINT; this is encoded by the coding sequence ATGAACGAAGCAGAAACAAGAGCCGAATATATTGACCCGAAGCTCAAAGCGAGCGGTTGGGGCGAGGTCGAAGGATCAAAAGTCCTACGCGAATTTCGTATTACTGACGGCAAAATTCAAACAGGGGGAACCAGAAGCAAACCGGAGATTGCCGACTATATTTTGGTATATAAAAATCAAAAGATTAGTGTAATAGAAGCTAAAGCCGAGAATTTACCTGCTACCGAAGGAGTGGCACAAGCCAAAGCGTATGCCGAAAAGCTGCATATTGATTACACCTACGCCACCAACGGCAAAGAGATTTACGCCATTTCCATGAAAACCGGCGAGGAAGGCGAAATTGCCGATTTCCCAACCCCTGACGAACTTTGGAATAATACTTTTGCAGATTGGAGCGAATGGAAAGAAAAATTTGTGAGCGTCCCCAACGAAGGTGAATATGGCAAAAGATATTATCAGGAAATTGCTATCAATAATGTTTTAAATGCGGTGGCAGAAGAAAAAGACCGAATACTTTTGACCATGGCGACCGGAACAGGAAAAACCGCTGTGGCTTTTCAAATCGCTTGGAAACTTTTTCAAACTCGCTGGAATCTAAAAAGAGACGGCGCGCGAAGACCGCGCATTTTATTTTTGGCGGATAGAAACATTTTAGCCGATCAAGCGTTCAATGCTTTCTCCGCTTTTGATAAAGATGCGCTGGTACGAATCAATCCTTTGGATATTCGCAAAAAAGGCGGAGTGCCGATGAGCGGAAGCGTTTATTTTACAATCTTTCAAACTTTTATGAGTGGTCCGGATGGAACGTCGTATTTTGGCGATTATCCGGCAGACTTTTTTGATTTTATTATTATTGACGAGTGTCATCGAGGCGGTGCGAATGATGAAAGCAACTGGCGCGGAATTTTAGATTATTTTTCTCCTGCCGTTCAACTTGGTCTAACCGCTACACCAAGACGACAAGATAATGCGGACACTTACCGCTATTTTGGCGAACCGGTTTATACTTATTCACTCAAAGAGGGCGTGAATGATGGATTTTTGACACCTTTTAAAGTCAAAAGAATCAAAACTACGCTGGACGATTATATTTATACTTCGGATGACCAGATTATTGAGGGTGAAGTGGAAGAAGGTAAAATCTATGAAGAGCCGGATTTTAACAAAATTATTGTTATTAAAGAACGCGAAGCCAAAAGAGTACGGGTTGTTTTGGATGAAATAAACCAGAATGAGAAGACAATCGTTTTTTGCGCTACGCAAGATCATGCTTTAGCTGTTCGTGATTTGGTAAATCAGATGAAAGAAAGCAAAGATCCAAATTATTGCGTCCGAGTAACCGCCAATGACGGCGCGCGCGGAGAACAATTTTTGCGTGAATTTCAAGATAACGAAAAAACAATTCCTACGATTCTGACGACTTCACAAAAACTTTCTACCGGCGTGGACGCGCGAAATATCCGCAATATTGTTTTGATGAGACCAATTAATTCAATGATTGAGTTTAAACAGATTATCGGTCGTGGAACTAGGCTTTTTGACGGCAAAGAATATTTTACAATTTATGATTTTGTTGATGCTTATAAGCATTTTTCCGATCCGGAATGGGATGGCGATCCGATAGAAGAAGTCTGCTCAAAATGTGGTCAAAATCCTTGTATTTGCGAATTAAAACCACCGCGCGTTTGTAATGTTTGCGGACAGAGCCCTTGTGTATGCGAAAAACCGCCCAAAATATGCCCTGTGTGCGGAAAAGAACCTTGCGAGTGTGAGAATCCACCAAAGAAAAAACTGAAAATAAAGTTGCGTGATGGAAAAGAGCGTGAAATTCAACACATGATTTCGACTTCGTTTTATAGTGCGGACGGAAAACCAATTTCTATTCAAGAGTTTATGGATAATATGTTTGGCGCTATGCCGGAATTTTTCAAGAGTGAAGAAGAACTCCGAAAGATTTGGTCAAATCCAACGACCAGAAAAGCATTTTTAGGTAGTATTGCGGAAAAAGGTTTTGGCAAAGACGAATTAGGAACACTGCAAAAGATGATTGATGCCGAGCAGAGTGATCTTTTTGATGTTTTGACCTATATATCATTTTTAACACAACCAATTTCTAGAACTCAAAGAGTAAAACAATCAAAAGACAAAATCTTTAAAGGACTAGATGAAAAACAAAAAGAGTTTTTAGATTTTGTATTGTCTAAATACGAAGAAAAAGGAGTTGAAGAACTGGACGAAGAAAAATTACCGGTACTGCTTAATTTAAAATATCACGCAATCGCAAATGCAGAACAATCGCTTGGAAGTGTGGATAGTATTCGTTCAATATTCTTTGCTTTTCAGAAAAATCTGTATGCCAAGATAAATAAAATTAATACATAA
- a CDS encoding S49 family peptidase → MNPEIKSESKFKITKDKLIAKHLPTLSKIFRLRFIKKIFKFAFFFLIIIAALFVVDDYLYQYYDCSLFDGCYYDDYYSNSDSSDCNVLGIELFGDLVTYAEDSEFKQTASEDIVFTLAEAENDKATKAVLLEIDSYGGYPVAAEEVALALKRLNKPSVALIREGGVSAAYWAATGADVIFASKNSDVGGIGATMSYLDYSLQNQRDGLTYNSLSSGKFKDTGNQDKPLSLEEKNLLMRDVNILHQNFIETIVENRNLDLQQVEKIADGSTMLGQMALENNLIDYIGGINEVEEYFKDLIGEDVSICW, encoded by the coding sequence ATGAACCCAGAAATTAAAAGTGAATCAAAATTTAAAATAACTAAAGACAAATTAATAGCTAAGCATTTACCCACCTTGTCAAAAATCTTTCGTTTGCGTTTTATTAAAAAAATATTTAAATTTGCCTTTTTCTTTTTGATAATTATAGCAGCCCTTTTCGTTGTTGATGATTATTTATATCAATATTATGATTGTTCTTTGTTTGATGGTTGTTATTATGATGATTATTATAGCAACAGCGATAGTTCAGATTGTAATGTCTTGGGTATAGAATTATTTGGTGATTTGGTAACCTATGCCGAGGATTCTGAATTTAAACAAACAGCTTCTGAGGATATAGTTTTTACTCTAGCTGAGGCTGAAAACGACAAGGCCACCAAAGCTGTGCTTTTGGAAATTGATTCTTACGGTGGTTATCCGGTTGCGGCTGAAGAGGTTGCCTTGGCTTTAAAGAGGCTGAATAAGCCGAGCGTGGCCTTGATTAGGGAAGGTGGAGTTTCGGCTGCATATTGGGCAGCGACAGGAGCGGATGTTATTTTTGCTTCAAAAAATTCTGATGTGGGTGGAATCGGAGCGACCATGTCTTATTTGGATTATAGTTTACAGAATCAACGCGATGGTTTAACTTACAACTCTTTAAGCTCAGGTAAATTTAAGGATACCGGCAATCAAGATAAGCCGTTGTCTTTAGAAGAAAAAAATCTTTTAATGCGTGATGTAAATATTTTACATCAAAATTTTATTGAAACAATTGTTGAAAATAGAAATTTAGATCTTCAACAAGTCGAAAAGATAGCTGATGGTTCAACTATGTTAGGCCAAATGGCTCTAGAAAACAATTTAATTGATTATATTGGGGGAATAAATGAAGTAGAGGAATATTTTAAAGATTTGATTGGTGAGGATGTTTCTATCTGTTGGTAG
- a CDS encoding cold shock domain-containing protein translates to MQGTIKKITDKNFGFISREDNDKDVFFHANSLEGVDFEELHEGDLVTFEIENTPKGDSAVQVKKA, encoded by the coding sequence ATGCAAGGTACTATAAAAAAAATAACGGACAAAAACTTTGGCTTTATTTCACGTGAAGACAATGACAAAGATGTTTTTTTTCATGCTAACAGCCTAGAAGGCGTTGACTTTGAAGAATTACACGAAGGTGATTTAGTCACATTTGAAATTGAAAACACTCCCAAAGGAGATTCCGCTGTTCAAGTTAAAAAAGCTTAA